From Columba livia isolate bColLiv1 breed racing homer chromosome 5, bColLiv1.pat.W.v2, whole genome shotgun sequence, one genomic window encodes:
- the BRMS1L gene encoding breast cancer metastasis-suppressor 1-like protein isoform X1: MPVHSREKKENNHDEMEVDYGENEGSSSEEEETESSSVSEEGDSSEMDDEDCERRRMECLDEMSNLEKQFTDLKDQLYKERLSQVDAKLQEVIAGKAPEYLEPLAALQENMQIRTKVAGIYRELCLESVKNKYECEIQASRQHCESEKLLLYDTVQSELEEKIRRLEEDRHSIDITSELWNDELQSRKKRKDPFSPDKKKPVVVSGPYIVYMLQDLDILEDWTTIRKAMATLGPHRVKPEPPVKLEKHLHSARSEEGRLYYDGEWYGRGQTICIDKKDECPTSAIITTINHDEVWFKRPDGSKSKLYISQLQKGKYSIKHNHN, encoded by the exons ATGCCGGTCCATTCCCGGGAGAAGAAGGAGAACAACCACGATGAGATGGAGGTGGACTACGGGGAGAATGAGGGCAGCAGctcggaggaggaggagaccgAGAGCTCGTCCGTGTCCGAGGAGGGGGACAGCTCAG aaATGGATGATGAGGActgtgaaagaagaagaatggagTGTTTAGATGAAATGTCCAATCTTGAAAAACAATTTACAGACCTTAAAGATCA aCTTTACAAAGAAAGATTAAGCCAGGTGGATGCAAAACTACAAGAGGTCATAGCTGGAAAAGCACCTGAATATTTAGAACCATTGGCAGCTTTACAAGAGAATATGCAAATCCGCACCAAGGTGGCAG GTATCTACAGAGAGCTTTGTCTGGAATCTGTGAAGAACAAGTATGAATGTGAAATTCAAGCCTCTCGACAGCACTGTGAG agtGAAAAGCTTTTATTGTACGATACTGTGCAGAGTGAACTAGAAGAGAAGATTAGAAGActtgaagaagacagacatAGCATTGACATTACCTCAG AATTATGGAATGATGAGCTACAGtccaggaagaaaaggaaggatcCATTTAGTCCAGATAAGAAGAAACCTGTTGTTGTATCAG GCCCCTATATAGTTTATATGTTACAGGACCTTGATATACTTGAAGACTGGACAACAATAAGGAAG GCAATGGCTACACTGGGGCCACACAGAGTAAAACCAGAAC CACCTGTCAAGTTAGAAAAGCATCTACATAGTGCTAGATCTGAAGAAGGAAGACTCTATTATGATGGAGAGTGGTATGGACGTGGACAGACGATATGCATtgataagaaagatgaatgTCCTACAAG CGCCATAATTACAACAATTAACCATGATGAAGTTTGGTTTAAAAGACCGGATGGAAGCAAGTCCAAGCTGTATATTTCTCAgctacagaaaggaaaatattcaataAAGCATAACCACAACTGA
- the BRMS1L gene encoding breast cancer metastasis-suppressor 1-like protein isoform X2, producing the protein MPVHSREKKENNHDEMEVDYGENEGSSSEEEETESSSVSEEGDSSEMDDEDCERRRMECLDEMSNLEKQFTDLKDQLYKERLSQVDAKLQEVIAGKAPEYLEPLAALQENMQIRTKVAGIYRELCLESVKNKYECEIQASRQHCESEKLLLYDTVQSELEEKIRRLEEDRHSIDITSELWNDELQSRKKRKDPFSPDKKKPVVVSDILLQKSLFFLLILQGRGFAFLLPGFWTFDIQRCGAVYTFLSKKYDAQYCKNNDFVKAGTGVDVDLQWCIEVAVNFNCNL; encoded by the exons ATGCCGGTCCATTCCCGGGAGAAGAAGGAGAACAACCACGATGAGATGGAGGTGGACTACGGGGAGAATGAGGGCAGCAGctcggaggaggaggagaccgAGAGCTCGTCCGTGTCCGAGGAGGGGGACAGCTCAG aaATGGATGATGAGGActgtgaaagaagaagaatggagTGTTTAGATGAAATGTCCAATCTTGAAAAACAATTTACAGACCTTAAAGATCA aCTTTACAAAGAAAGATTAAGCCAGGTGGATGCAAAACTACAAGAGGTCATAGCTGGAAAAGCACCTGAATATTTAGAACCATTGGCAGCTTTACAAGAGAATATGCAAATCCGCACCAAGGTGGCAG GTATCTACAGAGAGCTTTGTCTGGAATCTGTGAAGAACAAGTATGAATGTGAAATTCAAGCCTCTCGACAGCACTGTGAG agtGAAAAGCTTTTATTGTACGATACTGTGCAGAGTGAACTAGAAGAGAAGATTAGAAGActtgaagaagacagacatAGCATTGACATTACCTCAG AATTATGGAATGATGAGCTACAGtccaggaagaaaaggaaggatcCATTTAGTCCAGATAAGAAGAAACCTGTTGTTGTATCAGATATCCTTTTACAGAAATCACTGTTCTTTCTG TTGATACTTCAAGGAAGGGGCTTTGCTTTTCTACTTCCTGGTTTTTGGACATTTGACATTCAGAGATGTGGTGCTGTCTACACTTTTCTCTCAAAGAAGTACGATGCAcaatactgtaaaaataatgattttgttAAAGCTGGCACTGGTGTAGATGTTGATTTGCAGTGGTGTATTGAAGTTGCAGTGAATTTTAATTGTAATTTGTAG